A single genomic interval of Ischnura elegans chromosome 3, ioIscEleg1.1, whole genome shotgun sequence harbors:
- the LOC124154976 gene encoding transcription factor Adf-1-like — MVSEARENLTFVQIVEKYPCLYDSTIPEYAKRDLCEASWKAIAKETNLPANVCKDKWRNLRTAFARAQKKSPSGVDKGQRKSYYLWDSMSFILPYLKTRDSVCISESPNDKQSVSAPPPATEKAQTHDTGIKKGIQQDKEKELPRGANQDFLNSLLPDMEKLSNRRRRRFQRLTLELLDELLNEQEDEEIKNHP; from the exons ATGGTCTCGGAGGCGAGAGAAAACCTCACATTCGTGCAAATAGTGGAGAAGTACCCGTGCCTGTACGACTCCACCATACCCGAATACGCGAAACGGGATTTGTGTGAAGCATCATGGAAGGCTATAGCGAAAGAGACCAATTTACCAG cAAATGTGTGCAAGGATAAATGGAGAAATCTGAGGACAGCGTTCGCACGAGCTCAGAAGAAATCTCCGTCCGGAGTGGATAAGGGGCAAAGGAAATCTTACTATCTTTGGGACTCGATGAGTTTCATTTTACCCTACCTAAAGACAAGAGATTCTGTTTGTATTTCCGAGTCACCAAACGACAAACAGTCAGTGTCGGCTCCACCGCCTGCCACAGAGAAAGCGCAGACACACGACACAG GGATAAAAAAAGGGATACAACAAGATAAAGAGAAAGAACTTCCCCGGGGAGCGAACCAAGACTTCCTGAATAGCCTTCTGCCCGATATGGAAAAACTCTCTAATCGGAGAAGAAGAAGGTTTCAGAGGCTCACGCTTGAGTTGTTGGATGAATTGTTGAACGAACAGGAagatgaagagataaaaaatcacccttaa